In one Halorubrum sp. CBA1229 genomic region, the following are encoded:
- a CDS encoding class 1 fructose-bisphosphatase translates to MTDPDADVGDPADADSVVEAVFDAVAATAPEIRAALPGRRVESGTDNPSGESVLAGDLYADELLGEAITAIDGVGSFVSEEREAAVDAGGAVGEGAYAVAIDPLDGSSNLRSNNAMGTVVGVYDAPLPATGRDLVAAGYVLYGPITTMVVADESGVREEVVTSDDGGVDRSTVEDDLRLPDDPLVYGFGGRVPDWPDDFTDYAREIEDELKLRYGGAMVGDVNQVLTYGGIFAYPALVDAPEGKLRLSFEANPIAYIIEAAGGAATDGEIDILDVEPEGVHDRVPLYVGNEELVERLQAALD, encoded by the coding sequence ATGACCGATCCCGACGCCGACGTCGGCGACCCCGCCGACGCGGACTCGGTCGTCGAGGCGGTGTTCGACGCGGTCGCCGCGACGGCCCCCGAGATCCGCGCCGCGCTCCCCGGGCGCCGCGTCGAGAGCGGGACGGACAACCCCTCCGGGGAGAGCGTCCTGGCCGGCGACCTGTACGCGGACGAGCTGCTCGGCGAGGCGATCACCGCGATCGACGGCGTCGGCTCGTTCGTCAGCGAGGAGCGCGAGGCCGCCGTCGACGCCGGCGGCGCGGTCGGCGAGGGGGCCTACGCGGTCGCAATCGACCCCCTCGACGGCTCCTCGAACCTCCGGTCGAACAACGCGATGGGCACCGTGGTCGGCGTCTACGACGCCCCGCTGCCCGCCACCGGCCGCGACCTCGTCGCGGCCGGGTACGTGCTGTACGGCCCGATCACGACGATGGTCGTCGCCGACGAGTCGGGCGTCCGCGAGGAGGTCGTCACGAGCGACGACGGCGGGGTCGACCGGTCGACCGTCGAGGACGACCTGCGGCTCCCCGACGACCCCCTCGTCTACGGCTTCGGCGGGCGCGTCCCCGACTGGCCGGACGACTTCACCGACTACGCCCGCGAGATCGAGGACGAGCTGAAGCTCCGGTACGGCGGCGCCATGGTCGGCGACGTGAACCAGGTGCTCACCTACGGCGGGATCTTCGCGTACCCCGCCCTCGTCGACGCGCCCGAGGGGAAGCTCCGGCTCTCCTTCGAGGCGAACCCGATCGCGTACATCATCGAAGCGGCCGGCGGGGCCGCCACCGACGGGGAGATCGACATCCTCGACGTCGAGCCCGAGGGCGTCCACGACCGCGTCCCGCTGTACGTCGGCAACGAGGAGCTGGTCGAGCGGCTGCAGGCGGCGCTGGACTGA
- a CDS encoding acyl-CoA carboxylase subunit beta, whose amino-acid sequence MKVHVGAAATPEEAEAIAKSLAEHLGVDVDVHVGEAAEPAASAEPPETAYPLDDDLGPTDRERDLRAEIDDILEGGPEKYRERLPEQGKLFVRDRLDLWFGGEGGTRGAGDASATDGDPAGLRFEDGKFAAFDDWHPNAPNRDADDEGDGSDSGDRLPGDGLLTGAAEFEGRDVHFMANDFTVKAGSMAAKGVEKFLRMQQRALKTGKPVLYLMDSSGGRIDQQSGFFANREGIGKYYYNHSMLSGAVPQICVLYGPCIAGAAYTPVFADFTVMVEGMSAMAIASPRMVKMVTGEEIEMADLGGPRVHAEESGSADLVARDEEHARELVADLIGYLPDRAGEKPPQRETKPPKYSPEGIDELIPESPNRPYDVRDLLDRVADAESVFELKEGYGPEIVTAFCRIDGRPVGVVANQPTERSGAIFPDAAEKAAEFIWTCDAYEVPLLYLCDTPGFMAGSQVEQDAILEKGKKMIYATSSATVPKQTVVTRKAYGAGIYAMGGPAYDPESVIGLPSGEIGIMGPEAAINAVYARKLAEIDDPEERAETEARLREEYREDIDIHRMASEVVIDEIVAPSTLREELAARFAFYEDVEKDLPDKKHGTVL is encoded by the coding sequence ATGAAAGTCCACGTCGGCGCGGCGGCGACGCCGGAGGAGGCCGAGGCGATCGCGAAGTCGCTCGCCGAACACCTCGGCGTCGACGTCGACGTCCACGTCGGCGAGGCCGCGGAGCCCGCCGCGAGCGCCGAGCCGCCCGAGACGGCGTACCCCCTCGACGACGACCTCGGCCCCACCGACCGCGAGCGCGACCTCCGGGCCGAGATCGACGACATCCTGGAGGGCGGCCCCGAGAAGTACCGCGAGCGGCTCCCCGAGCAGGGGAAGCTGTTCGTCCGCGACCGGCTCGACCTCTGGTTCGGCGGCGAGGGCGGGACGCGCGGCGCGGGCGACGCGAGCGCGACCGACGGCGACCCGGCGGGCCTCCGCTTCGAGGACGGGAAGTTCGCCGCGTTCGACGACTGGCACCCGAACGCGCCGAACCGCGACGCCGACGACGAGGGGGACGGGTCCGACTCCGGCGACCGCCTCCCCGGCGACGGCCTGCTCACCGGCGCCGCGGAGTTCGAGGGGCGCGACGTCCACTTCATGGCCAACGACTTCACGGTGAAGGCGGGGTCGATGGCCGCGAAGGGCGTCGAGAAGTTCCTTCGGATGCAGCAGCGCGCCCTGAAGACGGGCAAGCCCGTGCTCTACCTGATGGACTCTTCGGGCGGGCGGATCGACCAGCAGAGCGGCTTCTTCGCCAACCGCGAGGGGATCGGGAAGTACTACTACAACCACTCGATGCTGTCGGGCGCGGTGCCGCAGATCTGCGTGCTGTACGGCCCCTGTATCGCCGGCGCGGCGTACACGCCCGTCTTCGCCGACTTCACGGTGATGGTCGAGGGGATGTCCGCGATGGCGATCGCCTCGCCGCGGATGGTGAAGATGGTCACCGGCGAGGAGATCGAGATGGCGGATCTCGGCGGCCCGCGCGTCCACGCCGAGGAGTCCGGCTCGGCGGACCTCGTCGCCCGCGACGAGGAGCACGCCCGCGAGCTCGTCGCCGACCTCATCGGCTACCTCCCCGATCGGGCCGGAGAGAAACCCCCGCAACGGGAGACGAAACCCCCCAAATACTCGCCCGAGGGGATCGACGAGCTGATCCCCGAGTCGCCGAACCGCCCGTACGACGTCCGCGACCTGCTCGACCGGGTCGCCGACGCGGAGTCCGTCTTCGAGCTGAAGGAGGGGTACGGCCCGGAGATCGTCACGGCGTTCTGCCGGATCGACGGGCGCCCCGTCGGCGTCGTCGCCAACCAGCCGACGGAGCGGTCGGGCGCCATCTTCCCGGACGCCGCGGAGAAGGCCGCGGAGTTCATCTGGACCTGCGACGCCTACGAGGTCCCCCTGCTGTACCTCTGTGACACGCCGGGGTTCATGGCCGGGTCGCAGGTCGAGCAGGACGCGATCTTAGAGAAGGGGAAGAAGATGATCTACGCCACCTCCTCCGCGACGGTCCCCAAACAGACCGTCGTCACTCGGAAGGCGTACGGCGCGGGGATCTACGCGATGGGCGGGCCCGCCTACGACCCGGAGAGCGTCATCGGCCTCCCCTCGGGCGAGATCGGTATCATGGGTCCCGAGGCCGCGATCAACGCCGTCTACGCCCGGAAGCTCGCCGAGATCGACGATCCCGAGGAGCGTGCCGAGACCGAGGCGCGGCTCCGCGAGGAGTACCGCGAGGACATCGACATCCACCGGATGGCGAGCGAGGTCGTCATCGACGAGATCGTGGCTCCCTCGACCCTCCGCGAGGAGCTCGCGGCGCGGTTCGCGTTCTACGAGGACGTGGAGAAGGACCTGCCGGACAAGAAACACGGAACGGTTCTCTGA
- a CDS encoding VTT domain-containing protein codes for MFSAHAATALALVEGYGAVAVFAVFALEGALVGKVLPARTLFVAAVVAVGVEAVAVLPVFAAAVIGATVGQSVVFAAVRRFDVDPTSLPLVPVGERQLDGAGRWFDRWGLPAVAASNAVPGTRGWLAVPTANASSVSAPRFAAASLVGSAAYVGALLAVGIGVALGVGSATELLGAEWVAAL; via the coding sequence GTGTTCAGCGCCCACGCCGCGACCGCGCTCGCCCTCGTCGAGGGCTACGGGGCCGTCGCGGTCTTCGCCGTGTTCGCGCTCGAGGGCGCCCTCGTCGGGAAAGTGCTGCCGGCGCGGACGCTGTTCGTCGCCGCGGTGGTCGCAGTCGGCGTCGAGGCGGTCGCGGTCCTGCCGGTGTTCGCCGCGGCGGTGATCGGCGCGACCGTCGGCCAGTCGGTCGTCTTCGCGGCCGTCCGGCGGTTCGACGTGGACCCCACGTCGCTCCCCCTCGTCCCGGTCGGCGAGAGGCAGCTCGACGGCGCGGGCCGCTGGTTCGACCGATGGGGGCTCCCCGCGGTGGCGGCCTCGAACGCGGTCCCCGGGACGCGCGGGTGGCTCGCCGTCCCGACCGCGAACGCCTCGTCCGTCTCCGCCCCGCGGTTCGCCGCCGCGTCGCTGGTCGGATCCGCCGCGTACGTCGGCGCGCTGCTGGCGGTCGGGATCGGAGTGGCGCTCGGCGTCGGGAGCGCGACCGAGCTCCTCGGCGCCGAGTGGGTCGCGGCTTTATAA